A single genomic interval of Juglans regia cultivar Chandler chromosome 1, Walnut 2.0, whole genome shotgun sequence harbors:
- the LOC108998542 gene encoding heavy metal-associated isoprenylated plant protein 31 isoform X1 — protein MSMVEVRVPNLDCEGCACKLKKALFKLKGVEEVEIEMETQKITVRGYALEEKKVLKAIKRAGKAAEPWPFPGYSHFASFYKYPTYIVNHYYDTHTNGASSGVHTFFHTPAVYSVAVASDEAIASLFSDDNPHACTIM, from the exons ATGTCT ATGGTGGAGGTTAGAGTTCCTAACCTTGACTGTGAGGGATGTGCTTGTAAGTTAAAGAAAGCTCTCTTCAAGCTCAAAG GTGTAGAAGAGGTGGAAATAGAAATGGAGACACAGAAGATAACAGTGAGAGGCTATGCCttggaggagaagaaggtgcTCAAAGCAATCAAGCGAGCTGGAAAAGCAGCGGAGCCATGGCCATTTCCTGGATACTCTCATTTTGCCTCATTTTACAAGTACCCAACTTACATTGTCAACCATTATTACGACACCCACACAAATGGAGCCTCCTCGGGCGTCCACACTTTCTTCCATACACCTGCTGTTTATTCAGTCGCCGTGGCATCCGATGAGGCCATTGCTTCACTCTTCAGCGATGACAACCCGCATGCTTGCACAATCATGTga
- the LOC108998542 gene encoding heavy metal-associated isoprenylated plant protein 31 isoform X2 — protein MVEVRVPNLDCEGCACKLKKALFKLKGVEEVEIEMETQKITVRGYALEEKKVLKAIKRAGKAAEPWPFPGYSHFASFYKYPTYIVNHYYDTHTNGASSGVHTFFHTPAVYSVAVASDEAIASLFSDDNPHACTIM, from the exons ATGGTGGAGGTTAGAGTTCCTAACCTTGACTGTGAGGGATGTGCTTGTAAGTTAAAGAAAGCTCTCTTCAAGCTCAAAG GTGTAGAAGAGGTGGAAATAGAAATGGAGACACAGAAGATAACAGTGAGAGGCTATGCCttggaggagaagaaggtgcTCAAAGCAATCAAGCGAGCTGGAAAAGCAGCGGAGCCATGGCCATTTCCTGGATACTCTCATTTTGCCTCATTTTACAAGTACCCAACTTACATTGTCAACCATTATTACGACACCCACACAAATGGAGCCTCCTCGGGCGTCCACACTTTCTTCCATACACCTGCTGTTTATTCAGTCGCCGTGGCATCCGATGAGGCCATTGCTTCACTCTTCAGCGATGACAACCCGCATGCTTGCACAATCATGTga
- the LOC108998543 gene encoding O-glucosyltransferase rumi homolog: MKSFPMAGVLGGLYTGFKSMNWRLYMKYSAARSSGILLISFVFLLWCSFVFTRLSDVAHSVTSSSSSASKPTLSTTASYTYPKKNLDIPKNASKQIEIPVDCPAYSHTQTCPSNYPNILDPKEYRDHSSALTCPDYFRWIHEDLRPWAYTGITREMLERAKTTSTFRLIIVEGKVYVEKYRRAFQTRDVFTLWGILQMLRRYPGKVPNLELMFDCGDQPTIRKSNYQGPNATCPPPLFRYCGADDTLDIPFPDWSFWGWPELNIKPWEILLKDIEEGNKKKRWMDREPYAYWKGNPNVSLSRHQLLKCNVSDTQDWNARIYVQDWKRESREGYKQSDLASQCTHRYKIYMEGIAWSVSEKYILACDSVSLLVKPHYHDFFTRNLMPLHHYWPARNDDKCRSIAFAVDWGNTHKQKAQGIGKAATKFVQEELKMEYVYDYMFHLLNEYAKLLTFKPIRPTNAVELCAETIACPAQGLQKKFFMESMVKGPTYSSPCTMPPPYDASSLHAFLKRKESSIKQVELWEKNFWVNRTKQS; the protein is encoded by the exons ATGAAGAGTTTTCCCATGGCAGGAGTACTTGGGGGGCTTTATACTGGTTTCAAAAGCATGAACTGGCGATTGTATATGAAGTACTCAGCTGCTCGATCCTCCGGTATCTTACTGATCTCCTTTGTCTTCCTCCTATGGTGTTCATTTGTCTTCACCCGCCTCTCTGACGTCGCTCAT AGTGTAACGAGCAGTAGTAGTTCAGCTTCAAAACCTACACTATCCACCACAGCATCCTACACATACCCTAAAAAAAACCTTGATATCCCTAAAAATGCCTCCAAACAAATTGAGATCCCAGTCGATTGTCCAGCCTACAGCCACACACAAACTTGTCCTTCAAACTACCCAAACATCCTCGACCCCAAAGAATATCGCGACCATTCATCAGCCCTCACGTGTCCAGACTACTTCCGTTGGATCCACGAAGATCTACGGCCCTGGGCCTACACAGGGATCACAAGGGAGATGTTGGAGAGAGCTAAAACGACATCCACTTTTAGGCTGATAATAGTGGAGGGGAAGGTTTACGTGGAGAAATATCGTAGAGCGTTTCAGACAAGAGATGTTTTTACGCTGTGGGGGATCTTACAGATGCTACGGAGGTATCCAGGGAAAGTGCCAAACCTGGAGCTTATGTTTGATTGTGGCGATCAGCCGACAATCAGGAAAAGCAATTATCAAGGGCCCAATGCCACGTGCCCACCGCCCCTCTTTCGTTATTGTGGGGCTGATGATACACTGGATATTCCTTTCCCAGATTGGTCCTTTTGGGGATG GCCTGAGCTCAATATAAAGCCTTGGGAAATATTGTTGAAGGACATAGAAGAAGGAAACAAGAAGAAACGATGGATGGATAGGGAACCATATGCTTACTGGAAGGGTAATCCGAATGTTTCTCTATCGAGGCATCAGCTCCTCAAATGTAATGTCTCGGACACTCAGGATTGGAATGCTCGCATATATGTCCAG GATTGGAAGCGAGAATCACGGGAGGGGTACAAGCAATCGGACTTGGCTAGCCAATGCACTCACAG GTATAAGATCTATATGGAGGGCATTGCCTGGTCTGTGAGTGAAAAGTACATTCTTGCCTGCGATTCTGTTAGCTTACTGGTAAAACCCCACTATCATGATTTCTTCACGAGAAATTTGATGCCATTGCACCACTACTGGCCTGCAAGGAATGATGACAAGTGCAGATCTATTGCCTTTGCTGTCGACTGGGGCAACACCCACAAACAAAAG GCGCAAGGAATTGGGAAGGCGGCCACTAAATTCGTTCAAGAGGAGCTGAAGATGGAATATGTCTATGATTACATGTTCCATCTTTTGAATGAGTATGCTAAGCTACTAACATTCAAGCCCATTAGACCTACAAATGCTGTTGAACTCTGTGCAGAGACAATAGCTTGCCCAGCACAAGGATTGCAGAAGAAATTCTTTATGGAATCAATGGTAAAAGGCCCCACATACTCAAGCCCATGCACTATGCCTCCTCCATATGATGCCTCGTCTCTTCATGCTTTCTTGAAGAGAAAGGAAAGCTCCATAAAACAAGTGGAATTATGGGAGAAGAATTTTTGGGTAAATCGTACCAAGCAGTCTTAG